Part of the Pagrus major chromosome 9, Pma_NU_1.0 genome, TGAGTTTGACTGAGGTCACCAAATGGCTAAGCTAGCTACCTAGTAATATAATAATGGTgtacagctttaaaaaaacaaacaaaaaaaacagaaaatgcagtTTAATCCATTTTAGTAACATGCAATCTTTCCATtggtttaaaagtaaaaaaaaaaaaaacattatgcaaCCAATGTAACCTACTTCACacactgtgatgtgatgtcaagGTTACAGCTCAGGCTGCACTAAACCCACTGAACATTTCTAAAGAGGGTTGGGCTGATTGTGTGGGCCTGAGAGGattacaccaaaaataaaggGGTACTCCACCCAAAAGAGAATTCTACCTCATTCTCACTCACTTTTGAAACAACTAAATACTCACCCAGACAggttgtcttttctttttctttctacaAGGGTGTTTAACTTCTACCTGCTAGTGATTCCAAAAACTGTATGAAATAGTTCACTGGCTCCACACAGGAATGATAATGTCTATATGAACATATGGAGGAATGCGGTGGTGTAGCGATGGCGTATTTTGGTAGGCAAACCCGGAGGTTAGCATCGCCCCGGTTCCCTTGTCAGAAAGGCCTATGGGATTtatgaattggattttggaatatcaccaaaaataagctctgtggtgaacacaagtttatgatatttACACGTtatgttcagcaagataatcttcacagatgaacaccacttttgtgattttcgaagtgtaaattaaatcgctagaagtaaaaagctaacgttaggctataaacagactacattgcGGTTGggtgacttaaacgtcaccactTAGCATCTTATGGcacaattactatacatgttttctataaactgattaatgtacaagttgtaaagttacagttagaatagtttgtaactataaagatggactagtgagtagatgactCTCCATGTTCACTGTGATGACATTTAACGTCaccgacaacctctgtagtctcatttagcgaATAAGCATTTTATAGTTAAACTGTGGCACATTTAATGATATATTTTATGtggtagaacaaaacatgtaaatatcttaagcctgtgcCACAGACCTTATGTCAGGCATTTTACTGAAAaccaatacaaaaaaataattgactttgagatgagggaaccggatgtgcaaaaatggaaactgatttccaggttttaggacgaaaaactacaccactctatgaaactgcaaaaaaatcataaataaaaaaactttatCCATctactttatctttttttttcagaaaatatataaatcagtatattttttaatctaaatcaATATTAGGGCAGATCTGAATGGGACCAAGATGTAAGTGGACCTTCCATATTACATGTAATGTAGGTCTCTTTGGGTGGATGAGTCACTGAAAGTCTGTTAGACCTGGAATACATTTACAGCTGAccttaaaaaacaataacaatcagAAACAGGAGTACAGTAGGAGCCCATTTCTGAGCCCTAAGGTACAATCTACACTAATGACCTCATAGGGCTATGTGTACCTTTTAAGGGCCAAACATGTCCAtatgtgtacttttttttttctaaatgtacCCTTTTTAAAAGTTCAAATTGTGTCCCCTTAAATTAAGGGTGCAATTTAAGGTACAAGAATGAGTCTTTAAGGTTCAAACCACAAGGGTACAAATAGACACCCAATAGCAAGGGTACAACCCCTGTACCAAAGAGGGTAACATGCATTTTGTGAAATAGTGTGAGCATGAGCAGAAATGTAGCAGGTTAAATGTGAACTGATGTTTGGACTAAAGcaataacaaacacactgacaaactgataacaatctgtttttatttacttcatttgtttttcattggtACAGTTGTTTTAGCTACAGTCGCTTATGAAGCTGCGTGAATGAATGAAGGCAGTGttattcaccccaaaatcaCTAAAAAGCAGCGATAGCCTGAGCGTGTGTCTACAATACAGTATTTACAGAGAAGGTCATGAATTCACAGTTTCTGTCACTATTCACGTTACACAAATCACAACCCTGCACATGAGTCTggactgcttttatttttattgcaagTGGGTCACGTTTGATATTCTTCCAAGGGCGTGCTTACGCGTAATCTGATTTCTAAGCAAACTGATTAAAGTGACAATTATTTTCAAGTGACTatgtttaataaatgaaaaaatcaaGTCCGACAGGCATCAGGCTATTCCCACACCACGAGATGGCGCCAATAGTCCAGTAATAATTGGTGTTTTGCTGCCGGTTGGTGGGATTAAACGCACCTGTGCgtaaaaaaacaatcacataactcaagagaggaggatgagaaacAGCCAAGGAACAGAAAGGGATGAGAACGGATGGGTATAAAACAGACTATCTgtatttctttatctttttagaATAATGTTTTATACATTGTTCATTTCGAAAACTGGGCTCTCACACggaaaaaaatgataatttccGATTTAATTTCACAGATTGTGGCTGAAAAGAGGGAATTTTATATGTTGGGTCATTATGGGTTCAAATCCTGACTCATAATCATCCAAATACCGCGCGTAAAGGTTCAAACCATAGTGCGTAAAGGTTGAAATTATTGTGCGTAAAGTTGAAATCATAATGCGTAAAATTTGAAAAGCGGCTCCTGATGGATTTCATATATTTGCTACCTTTACTTGAACGTTAAAAGGACTATATTTCTTCTGGTTTAACGTTTTCAGACGTCTTTCTTACGCACAGCCGTCGTCTACATGACTACATGTTCATAATTACGCTGTTGAAACGATGTGTATGtgtctaaaaacatttttttaaaccgaATTAATCCAGTATTTCCCCCTCCAAGTTAACAAAACCGACCTTTCGGTGCTCTTTATCATTTCTCCTCGCTCTGCGAGTGTCTACATCTCTCCAGTGCGTCTAAAAGGTGCATTAAGAGTCAGTTGTAATGGCTGTTGATGTTACTCAGACTGTTGATGTTGTTGACACAGCTAATGTGGGACGGAGACACGGTGCCAAAGGGCCCTGGAGGCTGCAGGTTGTGGCTGTGGTACAGAGCCGCCGAAGGAGACCCGGGCCAGTAGGAGAAACCCGACGGCCCCACGCCGGGAGCCACGAGGTTCAGTTTGGAAATCCCGGAGAAGGGAATCGGTGAGAAGTTCCCCTGAAACTTGTAGATGGCCTGCTCCGTGGTGGACGGCTGGCACACCTGCGCCAGGCCGTGGAAATCAAACTTGTAGGCGTAGCGCTTGCCGTGGACTTTGGTCATGATGTTCTTGTCGTAGTAGTAGCGCAGCGCCCTGCTCAGCTTGTCGTAGTTCATGTTGGGTTTGCTTTTGCGCTCCCCCCAGCGCCGAGCCACCTCGTCCGGGTCGATGAGCTTGAACTCGCCGTTGGTTCCCTCCCAGGCGATGCACGACATGTTGGTGCTGTCGGAGAGGAGCTCCAGCAGGAACTGCCACAGCTGGATCTGCCCGCTGCCTGTGTGGAGGGGAGACAATGacaagtggttttatttcaaaataatgtgaaCCGAGCGAAGGAAAGCAGCGTGATACGTTGGCTACGTTAAATTACAGTAGAAATCTTCTGTGAAACCACCtgaaaatcatcatcaaaatcATCTCCTGCAGTTGTTTTAGGCTGATTTAATAAACGAATCGCCTAAAATATTGCCAGTCAACATTTGATAGATTTTTCGACACAAACTGCAGACTaaaggggagaaaaaacatATTCAGACATATTTTTATTACTACTCAAAATTGGGAATATTTGGATATTGGTGCATTTACGCGTGCGCatggataaaataaatacaagtcaaatgaaatgtgtcgcattatttaaaaaaaacaaaaaacaaaaatcaacaatATCCCTAAGTGATTTTGAGTAGAACAGTTTTATATAAGCcctttttaatataaaatggcATGTTTCAATAATCTTgagcatattttttttctataaatatGAATGTTTCTTGTAtcacacaaatgtatttatttttaaatctaaaggtcatttataattttaaagaaatgtttgtcagatatttttcctcataatttatatttttgatttttaaaaaacgtcATAAACTGCTTTATGTTGCCCTTTGCGCCTGACTGTGAGAGGTGTTAatgtctgtttatgtctttAAGCATCCATCACAGTTTAATTAAATCACTGACAAAGAGCCGAGGACGGACTCTGATGTATATCGGTAtttatcttatatatatatttaacaatTTCTTTGATTTATGAGACACTTTTGAGCCAAATGGATGAAATAAATCATGATATTAATTATTTTGGGAGATCGTGAAGAATATAAAGACATccattaattgaaaaaaatatacagaTGTGTCGAGAAGCAtaatagaaaagaatagaaaatacTTCTAAATCTAAATTTTGCGTGCAAAAAGGCAGAAATCTGTCtgtgcattaaaaacatttacatgaacAGAATAGGAGCTACAGTAAAAAGAGCAGCAGGTATTTAATGTTTATGGCTGAACCAGAAACAGAAAGATAAGAAGTGATTTAATGCAAACTGAGAAGATAAATTAACGTTTTTTTAATCGATTACGTCCCAAAACGACCTAAAACTGATGCAcgaattaaataaaattaaccttttgcattttaatcctgctagaataataataattgggtatatatttcttttgcatcacattttattcttcgaatttttttttttttccaagtcagATTCGTTacgttatttattatttcatgaccagtgtttttaaaatattgtgtcTAAGACGTCTTTCTTATCATAATAAGATGaataatatttaataacaaAATTTATTATGTGCTCTGGAGTCATTTAAGTCCTTACCTTTCTGCACTCCTGTGTTTATTGGACCCCAGGTTGTTCCTTTGCTTTCCTTCAACAGATTTTCTGTTGgatctgaaatgaaaacagacacactgtcAGCATCAGCAGCCGCTCATCCATCTCGTTAACGCGCAGGCCTTTTATCTGAAAATGACCCATTTGGGCTTCTGTTCTAATCTTATTTAGCTGGTTTAAGTATTTCACATATGCCCAAAATATTTCATAGGAAGAACAAgttggaaaataaatcaaatcagacAGATTTCCTGTTTCAGAGGAAACAGTTTAAGATGTTGCACAATCGGCAGGACCGGTGTGTGAGACTGAGACAGAAATAAAGCGTCAAAAAAATAGCCAAATCTCAACAAAAGTCGAAAAAACGATTAAAAAAATCCTAATTGTGTCCTCGTCCAGTGGCAGTCTAATGGAAGAAGCGTGTCGTCTTTGCGGTCTCCTCTGTCGGAGAAGCCAGGAAACGCGTCCAGGAAAAAGGATTTCCGATTTCCGACAAAAGAGCAGACGGGCTTTCAGATTGAAAAGGCTGAACAATGCTGCGCCCTGGAAGTGGAGCATCACGGCACCAGGACGACCGGGACACCCAGAATCTAAAATAATTATAGCAGCTTATTTCTCTAAATCCTTCACGGGACCAAAATGACGAACCTGAGAGATACATGTTGAACATGAGGTTTCCTCCGCAGTCCTGTCTCATTGTGTTCAGTTGTTCAGAAAGGGTTGGATTTCATTTCGTTGGTGGCGGAGGAAAAGatttttattaaactttatCTCATAACTGTGATCTGGAATAAATGCGGGTGGACAGATTGAAGTTTCCAGGCAACTGTCACTGGCCCCCATCTCTGAGACAATATTCAGACAGCAATTTCCCCTGGTGCATTGCTTTAATTAAAAGAGCAATTTACCTCTGTCAGCCCGCCTGGTGCCCACAATAAAAAGAGGCCGATAGAAATTCGGCCCTTATCAATCCACCATCACAGTTTAATAAAGTTTCCGCGTTAAGATCTGAGTTTCTATGGTGAATTGAAGTGTTTGACATGGAAACCAGTTCAGATCCTCCTCACTTTTCCGCCTCTTTACCTCTGGGCAAACAACAAAGACCTATTTCATGTTGGGGAAAGGAATATTTACCTTGAAAAACGCGCTTCAGTGCGCACGAGAAAACAAGAACATTTCATCCACCtaccctccttcctctcctccaaccTTCTGTTTGTGGGTTTAACGTTATATAGCCTCAATCTGACGGTAATGAGGTTGTAACTTTAAAACCATGGCTTCTGACGCTCACTGACGTTATCATGTCCTCTCATGTATGTTTCTaattctcctgtttttttcagAAGGCAGTGGACTGTGTGGAGCTCTGTGGGCTTTATGGACCTGAGCTGTTCAGGTTTGGACTGTAGGAACAAAGCTGGACACATCTGTCTTTAGTCTAAACACCATATGTAGTTATAGGTTGTAATTATAGGACATCCTGGTGTTGTGAGGGTGGTAGATTAAATGATTGAAGGCCTGACACTGgatatccatcatcttttcccCCATTCAGATATTCAGAAGATCaacagaagaacatttttagGTGCAAAAAGTCATTACAGACACATAACATGAGGAGGACGGTGAGTAAAAATGGATTTATGTCACACATGAGGTCAACACACAATGTCAAATAGTGTTTTAATGCAAACAATCAAGGATTTGGATCATTCAGGGCCGTAGCCATGGAGACAACATGGGGGGGATCTGCATGAGGGGGTACCGCTCAGAAAGAAATATCTGAATTTGAAAACTAATTTCCTGCcattgttaaatatttaaaggtgcattatgtagttttggggacgacattttaatcagaagagaaagatcttcagttaTAGATGTTTTTACgcccaaacaaacagaaaaaaactgaaaaaacaaacaaactgaccttaaagcaAGGCCGTAATTACATATATATTTGGGGGGGACACATCCCCCTTCAATTTATAACTGAactgatataaaaaatataaataaattgcTATAAGACAGGCAACCACATATCACTGtctgaaataatcattagcaaatgacaaaaaaagagaaaaatgtggcggaccctgccacctttctagtttcaaaaagtgttctgggggccttattttcctctgagaacagcttgtttattcagttatgtaaaaaaaacatgagtttgtattattacctcattaatattctaaatattaaaattctgagtttgaatattTTCTCCAGAACAACATAATGCCCCCTTAACAATTCACTTACATGTTggatgaatgatgatgatgcttcttgttatttatttatcgTCTTTTACAAATAATGTCTGGAATAAAACTGCCCGAATGTTAatcaaacaacaataataatgctATTTAGAAAAAGTCTGATGCACTCAAGAGGGTAATgagttaaaaagcctttaattaaTCGTGGCTGTTGGCTGCATTTATAGGTTAGCAGAGAGTATTTAAGTACAGCTAAACAGTATCATGTACAAACCTCAGATAACTTTACTCTTT contains:
- the fev gene encoding protein FEV gives rise to the protein MRQDCGGNLMFNMYLSDPTENLLKESKGTTWGPINTGVQKGSGQIQLWQFLLELLSDSTNMSCIAWEGTNGEFKLIDPDEVARRWGERKSKPNMNYDKLSRALRYYYDKNIMTKVHGKRYAYKFDFHGLAQVCQPSTTEQAIYKFQGNFSPIPFSGISKLNLVAPGVGPSGFSYWPGSPSAALYHSHNLQPPGPFGTVSPSHISCVNNINSLSNINSHYN